The window AACGTTCAGAGCTCCAAGATATAAATGTTTTTTCCTCGACAGAAAATAAATGCATTTTTCTAATTTGTCCTGTGGCAACAAAACACATAAGCAGAGCACACCTAAGTTATCTAAAAATAAAACCTGGTTCACAAAATGGGTCAAGgatattcaccaaaaaaaaaaaaaagggtcaaagaTATTAAAGATTAGTGTATCCAAACAAGTATGCTATTTCTAAATTGTGGAAAGAAGCATCCAAATGGCATAAAACATTTAGGTGCTCCATCAAATGAATGATCCATTTTAGAGCACTAAGTAGTAATATCTCACCTGTAGCTGGATTTAGATAAGCACTATAGAggaaaatcttttttttcttctccatttgctGCACATTTGATAGGTAGCAGGATTCTGATCAGGTTAAATGGTAACATGGACCTTTATTACAAGTTAGAACTTGAGGAACAAAGGAGACGCCACACATACAatgcttctctcttctcccattCCTCAGTGTACCAAAAATTAggcccaaaggtgttttcctATAACAGTTGGTGCCACTTTAATACAATAGGGAatggaggagaaagaaaaatgcaAGACCTCCAAAGCTACTAACACTGTCATGTTTCACTTTCACAGACTTCCCTCTGATGGCTTAAAAATCTTTCTCACAACATCTAAGGAAATTTTTCTTAGAGAAGTCGAAATATTCTACAAATCTCACCCACCAAAAAAAGGTCTGTGCAAAACCTCTTCTTCTGGAATAAGGACCACTCTAAGTGGAACAACAAATTTTCTTGTTCAAATTGCCTGCATCAGCTACATTGATGGTAGTCCCTTGACCTGGAAGACTAGTTGAGCTGGCTGCCTCCTGAGCTGCCAGAGCTTTCTTGCTTATGATGTGGTAGATCTCTGTCAAAATAGTATGGAAAGCGTTCTCAATATTGTATGCTTCCAACGCTGATGTCTCAAGAAATGAGAGTCCTTCCTTCTCTGCCAAACCCTGTGCATCCCTCTCTGGTACAGCTCTTAGGTGAGTTAGGTCAGACTTATTCCCTGCCATCATGATAACTATGTTGGAGTCTGCATGATCCCTCAGTTCACGAAGCCACCTCTGTACGTTGTCAAAAGTTTGCCTCTTCGTTATATCATAGACTAAGAGTGCACCGACTGCACCTCTGTAATAAGCACTGGTGATGGCCCGGTACCTCTCTTGACCAGCCGTGTCCCATATCTGTGCCTTAACAGTCTTTCCATCCACCTGTTTCAGAGAATAAAAGAGTTATCATACTGAATTGCTTACTCACATTTCACAAGTATTGGAATCTATTGTGGGGAGACTAGGAGAGAGACAGAATTTTATTTGTGTCCATGGCGCAGGTTTTATTAGACATAAGTCCATGTCCCTCCAATTTCTAAATCAAACACATGGGCTTAGACAGTGGTAGAATGCTATCAGTGTATTTCTCCCAACCCAAGCTAGGAGAAAACTGACTAGGTTCATTGAGCAATTGAATCCTCTAAGTTCTACTGCTTCCGTTCTCTCATCTGATGTACATAGATAGTTGTGTTCTGCAGTAATTTACATTGGAACTCGATTTTGCATCAATagtagctttctttttcttagatGCTAATTGATTTTGGAAACTTTTCatccatttggatcaagttCTAATGTTTTGCTAATTAATCGAAATTATGGACCAATGTCAAGTTCTCCATTGACTGCAAGACCAATTCCAGCCCTTAGTTCTATGGAAATATTAAATGGAATGCTGGGATACTCTGTCCAGGATCCTCCTCAATTCTAATGTTTCCATCTCCAACTTTGGGGTTGCACAGGTCATTCATTCACTTCAAAATCCCAATCTAGAATTTTGAACATAAATAATGTTGTTTTAAATTCCTTTACAATCTCAAAAAATTTAACGACTGCTCTGTTGATTCAGTCCTCAACAGGCACAGCACAGAGTTAACCACTTAGCTTATATGAACTACCAAAATGTTTCACATTCTCGTAAATAGCAGGTGATTTTATGCTAAATTTGGAAAACAAGACCTGATGGCATATGGCACccaataaatgaaaaaaatactTTCGAGTACGGGAACAGGAACAAGACAAGGCTCACTACAATACATGCATTAACAATTCAAGATTGCATAAACGAAACGTAAACAGAAGAACAACAAACAAGACCATGTTGCCGATCTGGTCGTCCATCtcggagtcatcatcatcatctttgtTAGAGgatattagtagtcttactccaTAGATAAAAAAGGCTAAAGAAAACTATAATCATCAGAAAAGGAGCCGGATCACAACGACAAAAAAACGCACCTGCAAAGTCTTCGTGGCGAATTCGACTCCAATGGTGGATTTAGAATCCAAACAGAATTCATTACGAGTAAACCTCGAGAGAATGTTCGATTTCCCAACACCAGAATCTCCAATCAAGACAATCTTAAAGAGATAATCATACTCGTGATCAACCCTATGAGCCATGGCTTGGCTTCTTCTAAATATTCTCCACCCTACAAGATCCACTCCAAATTCAGAACACCGAAAATACCAAAGAAACGCAATAATtcaaagaaaacacaaaaaaaagaagaggaactcCACTTGCATAGACAGATCCGATCACCACGGAAACTTAATAAACCCTAAGAAGAGACGTCGGGGAAGGGGGGAAGAATCAAACATACCCCAAAACGAAGTCAAAACGATGGAGAAGAACCAGAGATCGTGatgaaaatggtctgtaagAGAGGCAAAGTTCGATTTCCAAATTCCGTCGTCGACTCAGATGAAAGAGATAGAGTTGATTCTTTGACAAGTTGCAGACGTTTAGGTCCGAAAGGAAATCATGGAGGAAGCGACAGGCAGAGGAAGTCCGTCCTTGCTTTCCATAGCCAatgagaagaaacagaaaaaccgACTAAAGGGCATTTGAAACGGCCTATCAGGGAATTAAATGAGTAAATTTCGGAATTCTATGATCAATTTGAAACTTCTAAGGATTAATGTAATGATTTGAAAAGGTGGAGACGTATTTTTGCGGATTCGGCGCACGTTATCGATGCGATATTGCGATATTGCGATATTGCGATTTGCGAAGCCTGTGCCCTAAAACCAACCTGGCAGCCGTATTCTCAGGATTTTCATTTTGCTTATTTAAGCGTATCCCTAGGATTCACACGCAACAACAGCAGTGGAATTCTTGGGAGGCAAACGCCATGAACACTAAAACGCTGTTTGTTTACAAGGGTTTTGGTGGGATGAGACTGCCGAGttggaaaaagagagagaagtgcATGGTCACTgcacgaatttttatcctgACCGGTATAattgtccagttcctctcataggaaaGCAGAAATGAAGATTTAACctcactcgggcagtgtgttcgggtagggggttAGGTTGTCATTTTTggccccctatgagagaaaTTGGACAACTGTTCCAGGCAGGGAATCGGAGAGGACACACCACAAGATCTTTATATAGAATGTTTGGTGAGTAGATCTGTCCTATAGCTCTTTGACCACGTAACGGACAACTTCAAatgaagtgtatctcccattgtTATTGTGATTCCTCTCAATAGTTGAGAGGGAAGATTAGTATTGAGGTTCAAGGACTATGTAGACAACTTTGATTCTAGGTAATCCTAGGTTTTGTCCGAGGAGAATTCTACGTATCCCTAGTGCGGTTTAGGTGAACTGCCCATTACCAATTGCAGAAAATCTCACTCTAAATCTTAGTTCTTTTATTCCATCATTTCAATTACCTTCAGGGCATCATGGGAGTGTTCACACTATCTTAGACATCTCACCAAATAGCTTGGAGCAATGAAACCTTGCCAACAATGAGTTCATATTCAATTTGTTATATCTCATTCGAAATCCAACGGTTTTGAGTTTGTTGCTAATTGAAGTGGGGTGGCTCAAGAAGAGTCTCCAACTATAAAATAGGCTTAGCCCATGTCACAAGGGTCTTTGTTTgtagttattttttttgatgaaatttgtttctggttttttgAGTGTTAGAAAGAGTTAGTCTAAAATTTTAGTAGTGCTCATGAAGGTGTTCTTTTTCCAACTTAGAGTTGTCTTCTTCTAAGTTGTGTACGACCTCCAACTTGGCCCTTGAGTAGTCTACAAGTTCTGATACTCTAAAACacaaagttttttattttattaggtaCACTCAACGTTATCAATAGACGACCATAGGTATACCATCATTGTTTTAGCAGAAAAAGTGCATTGGTTATGCGGTTCTCCCCTAGGCATGGATGTATGTACTCTTCTTCCATGTTTAACGAGTATATTAGGCTTAGGATGTTGTCTACTAACCTTAATTCATATCATTGTGTTCCTCTAATCAAATCTTATATGCTCATACATTTTATTAGCTTCCTTGTTTAGGTCTAGTTTATTGATTGCATGTAGGGTGTTCTTTGTTAATTCATGCTTAGGTGTTGGTTTCATGTTGTTTTGTTTGTTGTGACTTGTATCCTTCCATATCATGGAGAAAGGTTGTTGTTCATGTATGGTTTCATGTTTTAAGTAGGTTGTATTAACCTTAGCTTAGGTTTTCATCATCCTTCACAccatgcctctctctctctctctctctctctttgcctCCTCACTAGACCATTTCTATCGTTCACCTTTGGAATCCATCTCGACAACTGTCCCACCCCATATTCCCCAGGAACTAGTAATGCATGTTGAGACTCAACTTTGAACCAAATGAACTGGTCAGAGTCTGCTTGAGCTGACCACTAGAGTCAAATAGTAGGGATGACAGTTaagactaggggtgtcaaaacctagcccgaactgGTAAAACCAACTGAAAACCTGGATCAAACCAAATCGATCCTTATCGGCTTGGTTTTGGGCTGAGGTATGGTGGGACCGAATGAAAACTGAACCACATCAAACGACTGATATCCAAatcgaatgaaaccgataaaaaaatcattgagtatgAGATTATGAATAAGTGAATTGATTAatttattgatttcaatattaatgagAAAATTTCTGATTGTAAAGAGAGTTGTTATAAATCAATGAGTACGAGGTTATGAGTAAGAAAATGGATATGTAACAATgtttccattgatctccttgttcacCATACAAAGTTAGTTGGACAtctaaatgaatgatttgatagtagggttcattttgtaatttcaatattagttatcttctcatCCATTAATTTCAGTGTTAGTTATTTTCCCCTTgtaatgataaataatgatttcttctatcaaaaaaaaaaaagaagaagataaataatgatttcactatgaactctatttatccattgatttcaatattagttattttttttattaaaataaaaaaattagttattttccctttgCAATTCATTCATATTGTTCGTAaacatgaacacatcaaatcaatttcttTATTCTTGATTATTTACTTGTTTGACTTAGAAATAAGATTTTAAATGTTTTTACCAAATCTTTTCTCACTGTaaattatgaatgtaagattttattttggtttaaatTAGAAAACAAATCGATCTAACCAGTATTAACCCAATACTTAAAAACTTCTAAAAAGCGAAACCATACCCGACCAAAACAGAAACGACCGAAAACTGAAATTCCTTAAACAGTTTGATTATGGTCTTACCCATTCCCAAACTGAAAACTGATATAACCCGACGAAAATCAAACCGACAGTTTGACACCCTAGTTGAGATGTCGTCTTCGGTTAATGGGCTGCAATGTTTTGGGCCGCTCCAGCTGGGACAGGCCTGGACTGATATTCAGTCGGAGGACCCCTCGCATGCTGCCCGCAGTCCAAGGCCCACAGTCCAATGTAATCGACTAATCGAATCCATTTAGTTTGTTCTTAAAAATTCTGAAACGGAACCGTGGAATAAAATATGCTTTCCGGTTGCTGAGATTCTTATTGACATTTGGTAGAGAGACTAGTGTGTCcgacggagagagagagagagagggagagagagagattccattGATACTTCTGGAGGTCTTTGCTTGTTTGAACAAAGTTCTTTGAAGGCTTCGCTTTGAAAGATGAAAAAGGAGGATACGGTAAAGCTGATCAGTGCCGAGGGCTTCGAATTCATCATCGACAAGAAAGCTGCCATGGTTTCTCAGACCATTCGTAACATGCTCACTTCTCCaggtatctctctcaatctgAAATCGACGTGGATATGTTTCTCTGGAGAAAGCTAGGGATTTCCTCCAAGGTTTTATATTAACCATCGCGTTTCGAATCGGCAGGGAGTTTTGCTGAAACTCAGCATGGAGAAGTCACGTTCCCAGAGATAAGTACCATTATCTTGGAGAAGATCTGCCAGTATTTCTATTGGTCACTGCAATACGCCAGGTCCCAATTTTTCTctctgttgtgtgtgtgtgtgtgtgtgttagtGTGGGTAAccattttattaagtttttcttttattcttgtATATTTCTTTCATGCCTAAAACGATGGTTTGCTTAATTGACTCTTTTTCCGTTTAGCGAGGAAGAAACAGCGTCTCAAATTCTGAATTGGCtagatttattttattgcatCTTTCTCATCACTGTTAAACACATAAAGCTTGAAAAGAGAGTTTTTGCGGTTGTGGCAAACTTGAATTGTTTAGGTACCGCACTTCAGCATTTTAGACAACAGACTTACCTAGCAAACAGTAACCTTTAAGCTCCAAAAAGGTTAGGTACCACACTTCAGCATTTAATATTGAGGTCTTGACAATAAACATTTCTTAATTGTGTCATTGCATTTACTTGATAAACTCCTAGTTTTACGCTATTTGTACGTATCATCAATCTTTGGCTGGTTTTGTTTCCAAAGCATTTTGAATCTTAAATTTCATTCATCACTTTGCCCAGAGCCTTGGATAATCTTGGGCAGACGAGAAATTGCGTATTCTATGAGTCTTTTCTGGATGTCAAACTCTTTAAAGagttaaattttttataattcGAGCTTTGTAGCGAGCACCTTAGAAGAATATTTAGTTGATCTACTTTAGTTGTTTTCAAATTTAATCTTGTTACATAGTTAATCTGAGGATTGTCATCGTTTTCTTTTTGGCAATAAATCATTAGATGTATTTTGTTAGGATATGTCAAATACGTCTGAGTAAATTCAATGGGGCCCCTACAGTGCAACCAGCCTTAAttgcaaaaaggaaaaatagaatttCGAAGTATTTTCTCATCTGTCCAGTAACAAAAGTGAGAGTTATCTGTTTGTCAGAGCTAAGAACAAGGAGGTAATAGAATATGCCCCCTTCCAGTCAAAGCTAGAAGCAATTTATTGTCTGTCACATTCTCTCACATATGTTGGTGAGGGGTTGTTAAAGGTGCAGGTTATAAAAAATGGGTTACAGAGAAAGGGGTGAAGAGACTGGTGATGTTTCTCAACAGTACTGTATGGAAAGAAAGTCATCATTGAGAGATTGATATAGGATAACCAGCGGAAATAAGAAAATGTTCCAAATAATGGTTGTTTAGAATTTCAGGTATTCGAAATTACTGTCCGCTTCACTCACTTCTGGAAGGTTGAATGGATTTCCATGGTGATAAACTAGACTCCAAATGAAGCAAGCAAGTTGTGAACAAAATTGTTTTTGACAAGTATAACTGTACTTTCTAGTTTTGTTGATCAGACTTAATTGCGGGTTGAAAGCTTCAAAAGCAGTCATGTATAACATATAACATATAttaaaagggtgtacccagtgcatgaggctcccaccactgcggggtttcgggagggtcataatgtacgcagccttacccctgctttcgcggagaggctgtttctagacttgaacccgtgaccactttgtcacaatggagcaaccttaccgttgcaccaaggctcgccgtctaataatttgaattctGCTCTCAAACTAATAGAACTATATAAAACAGATGAATTGATGATTCCTTATGTTCAGAAGAGAAGAACGAGAGCCAATTTAGGAAAATTCACTAATTGTTCCAATGAAAAGGCATAAAAGTGCCAAGCTATCATCAGGTGATCCCACGGGAGGCATATAATAACTAAAGTAAATAGCAAAAGTAGCGGCAAGAATATCTTTGAGCTGGAGAAGAAAACCAACTATTGAAGTTCCAAGAACAATTTAAGTTTTAGTCATAGACAATCAGGAAACTGTGTCTTTGCAATCTTGTACCTAGTGGGTTAAAGTAGAATTCTAGTGAGGTGATCTAGATTGCTCATCAAGAAAAGTCCTTCCTATAGCCTCTGTTGTGAGCCCAGTACCTCCGACCATGCACCAACTAATTCAAACAAGCACTCCGAATCTAAGTGGGTAGTCCAACATATGGTTAATGGAGTTGATGCATGTCCCATGGGCCTTTTACTGTACTTAGACAGTAAAGGTCTCAGGATGACttttggttggatgtcagattGCTGGGTTTTATGCACTCTCATCCATACAGAGTTTCTGTTATAGAAAATCTGA is drawn from Telopea speciosissima isolate NSW1024214 ecotype Mountain lineage chromosome 1, Tspe_v1, whole genome shotgun sequence and contains these coding sequences:
- the LOC122641883 gene encoding ras-related protein Rab2BV-like, which translates into the protein MAHRVDHEYDYLFKIVLIGDSGVGKSNILSRFTRNEFCLDSKSTIGVEFATKTLQVDGKTVKAQIWDTAGQERYRAITSAYYRGAVGALLVYDITKRQTFDNVQRWLRELRDHADSNIVIMMAGNKSDLTHLRAVPERDAQGLAEKEGLSFLETSALEAYNIENAFHTILTEIYHIISKKALAAQEAASSTSLPGQGTTINVADAGNLNKKICCST
- the LOC122641892 gene encoding elongin-C; the protein is MKKEDTVKLISAEGFEFIIDKKAAMVSQTIRNMLTSPGSFAETQHGEVTFPEISTIILEKICQYFYWSLQYASGKETEFHIEPELTLELMMAANYLHT